The following nucleotide sequence is from Lacinutrix sp. Hel_I_90.
AAGATATGGCAACAACTCCATCAGAAACTGGAAGACACTACCGCACAACTAGATTAGTAACCAGCTTACCAAGAGTTATTACCATAAGTGTAGATCCAAATTTAGGAAGCTTAGGGTCTAATGCACTAAATGATGCTGTATCGATGTATAACGGTGTTAACTTTCAATTGTCTTTCGAACGTGTAGCCTTTGGTTTAAAAGGTAAAAACGCAGCAGATATAGAAGTTACAGAATTCTCTGAACAACCATCAGGAGGTTTTATTACTCTGGGTCGTGCTGCGGGTTTTCCAACACGAAAAGGAGATCCAGCAAAGGGCTTTGGTATTAACTCGGTATGGTTTAGCCTACTTAATCCGTCACAGGCTGATGTAGCAGGAACAATGGCCCATGAAATTGGACACTGTATAGGATTAAGACATACCGATTACCAAACACGTGAGAGTTGCGGACAAAATGTAAATGAAGGTTCTGCAGGAGTAGGAGCTATATATATTAATGGTTCACCAACTGGTTCAGATACGACTTCTTTAATGCAGTCATGCGGTCCTGCGTCTAATTTTAATAACAATGATAGAAATGCGTTACAAGTTATTTATTAATATTTAAAACATTTAATGTAAAAAACTCCCATAGAATTTGGGAGTTTTTTATGCTCCAATATTTCTGGATTGTTTCACGATTAAAATCAATCTTTTTTTATAAACATACAGGTACTTTTAAATAGTGTTTTTTTTTTACAAAAATTTCACCAACTTTGTTGAGATGCAACTCTTTTATAAACCATTATTATATTTTCAAAAACATGGCTATCATGTTTGTCAGCGTATAGCAGACCGCTTAGGTATTCGAGCCAAAATTGTACGCACGTCTTTTATGTACTTAACCTTCGTGACTGTTGGTTTTGGTTTTGCATTATACTTGTTCTTAGCCTTCTGGATGCGTATAAAAGATATTATTTATACTAAACGCTCATCTGTATTTGACCTGTAATTCACTAATGATAAATCCTATAATACGTTTATTCAAATCTAAAATTTATACTGCTTTTGCACTACTTTTTATAGTGTTATTAATTGGTGTGCTTGGTTTTAGAACTATTTCTGGTTACAGTTGGGTTGATGCCGTTTATATGACGGTGATAACTATTACAACGGTAGGTTTTGGAGAAGTACAACCCTTGGATGATGCTTCTAAAATTTTTACCATCTTTTTAATTTTATCTAGTATCGTTATCGTAGGTTACGCATTATCTATTATTACCGAATATATTTTAAGTAAAAATAATTATGAAGATTTAATACAAAAGCGAATGCAAAAGAAAATAGATAAATTAAAAGATCACACCATTATTTGTGGCTATGGTCGTAATGGAAAGCAAGCAGCTGTTAAGCTCATGTCTTATAAAAAACCTTTTGTTATTGTAGAGAAAAATAAAGCGGTTATTGAAAAGTTTCAAAATGAATCCACACCGTTTGTATTTGGTAATGCTAATGAAGATGAGGTCTTATTTCAAGCAGGAATTGAGCGTGCTAGTACTTTAATTTCGGCTTTACCTAATGATGCTGATAATTTATTTGTAGTCCTTTCTGCTAGACAAATCAATAATAAGATGTTAATCATTAGTCGTGCCTCACAGGAAACGTCTTACCAAAAACTAAAATTAGCAGGGGCTAACAACGTCATCCTTCCAGATAGGATTGGAGGTGATCATATGGCGTCTTTAGTGGTTGTGCCAGATTTAATCGAGTTTATAGATAATCTTTCAATAGGCGGAGCAGAAAATGTGAATATCGAAGAAATCGATGTTAATAAATTATACAACACGAGCAATACAGTACGTACCATTAGAGATTTAGATTTAAGAAATAAAACAGGTTGTACAGTCATTGGATTTAAAGGGAGTGATGACGAATACATAATAAATCCTGAAGCAGAAATAAAATTAGTGCCTAATTCTAAAATTATCGTTTTGGGCAGAATCGAGCAAGTAAAAAAATTAAACTCGATTTACGATTTAGACTAATACCCCCCATTTTAACAACGGGTGCTTTAAAAAGTCGGCATTTTTTTGCATATTGCGGCTTCGAAAATTAACTATTCACTAACAATTAACTAATATATTACTTAATTATGAAGAAATATCTTCTTTCCTTTTTAACATTAATACTGCCATTTATTTCATTAGCACAAGACAATACAGCAGATAAAATCGATCTGGTTTTCAAAAAATATACAGGTTGGTTTGTAGAAGGTATTTTTGCCGAAATCCCTTTTACAGATACCATTAAAATTCCATGGGTACTGCTAGTTTTAATTGGTGGCGCCTTATTCTTTACCATTTATTTCAAATTTATAAACATCACGGGGTTTAGAACTGCGGTTAGAGTCGTTCAAGGTAAGTATGAAGACATTGAAAAGCATGGTGTGGATACACTTTATGGCGATGATGCCCAAGTTGATGTGGTTACAGAGGAAGAAGAGCCAGAAGCGGCGTATGGCGATCAGACACCAGGAGGAGATGTGTTTGAAACGATTAGAGATGAGGGTGCAGATGGAGAAGTGTCACACTTTCAGGCATTAACTGCAGCATTATCGGCTACTGTTGGTTTAGGTAATATTGCGGGTGTTGCAGTAGCATTGTCTATTGGAGGACCTGGAGCAACATTCTGGATGATAGTAGCGGGACTTTTAGGGATGGCTTCTAAGTTTGCTGAATGTACTTTAGGTGTTAAATATCGTGATGTTGGTAAAGATGGAACGGTATACGGTGGTCCAATGTACTACCTCACAAAAGGTTTAAAAGAAAAAGGGGCAACTGGTTTAGGAAAAGTGCTCGCAGTATTGTTTGCAATTTTCGTAGTCGGAGGTTCTTTTGGAGGTGGTAACATGTTTCAAGCGAATCAAGCAGCTGCACAGTTTACAAAATTATTTGATTTAACAGGTGGTAATGCAGGTATGTATTTTGGAATAGTAATGGCAATATTAGTTGCTGTTGTTATTATAGGAGGTATTAAGCGTATTGCATCTGTAACAGAAAAAGTAGTGCCTTTCATGGCAGGAATATATGTATTGGCAGCTTTAATTATCTTGTTTGCTAATTTCACATTAATTGATGATGCATTCGCAGCAATTTTTAAAGGTGCATTTACACCATTATCTGGATTAGGAGGTTTTATTGGGGTTATGATTCAGGGTATTCGTCGTGGTGCATTCTCTAATGAAGCAGGTGTTGGTTCAGCGGCAATTGCACACTCCGCTGTGCGAACAAAATATCCAGCTAGTGAGGGTATTGTTGCATTATTAGAACCTTTTATAGATACTGTTGTAATTTGTACAATGACCGCATTAGTAATTGTCATTACAAACTTTGATGGTGGATTCATGGAATACGGCGTTGAGGTAAAAGAAGGCGTTGAGTTAACAGCAATTGCTTTTGACACGGTTATCCCGCACTTCTCCATCGTTCTTACCATTGCAGTAATATTATTTGCATTTAGTACTATGATTTCTTGGTCTTACTACGGTATGCAAGGATGGGTGTTTTTATTTGGAAAAGGTAAAATTACAGATTTAGTATATAAAATGTTATTTTTAATCTTTGTAGTTATTGGTGCTTCAATTAGTTTAGGAGCGGTAATAGATTTCTCTGATGCCATGATTTTTGCGATGGTAGTGCCAAATATTATTGGTGTTGTCATGCTCTCTCCAGTGATTAAGAAAGAGCTTAAAAAATACATGAATGCAATTAATAAAAAAGAAGAAGCCATAGAAGATGGTGCTACAGATTTAGTAGATAAAATGTAGAAACAACTTTATAATATGAAATTAAAATCCCATTTCAAGTTTAGTCCTAAACAACGAAATGGGATTTTTTTATTGTTAGTTCTCATCGTTACGTTGCAATGTATTTATGTTTTTGTTGATTTCACTTCGAATGAACTACGCATTGACTCAAATGAATTAAAGCAATTTCAAGCAGAAATAGATACTCTTAAAACTCTTGAAATTGAAAAGCGAAAACCAAAACGCTATCCTTTTAATCCCAATTTTATTACTGATTATAAAGGGTATACCTTAGGCATGTCTAATGCAGAAATAGATAGGTTACTTCTGTTTAGAGAACAAGAACAATGGATTAACTCTGCCAAGCAGTTTCAACAAGTCACTCATGTTTCAGATTCCCTTTTAGCTGTCATTTCTCCTTATTTTAAATTTCCAGAATGGATAACTAATCCTAAACCGAAGCAAAATTATGAGTCAAAGCTTTTTACTAAGACTCCTCAATCTGAAGCAGATAAATTAGATTTAAATAAAGCGACAGCTCAGCAACTCCAAAAAGTATACGGCGTAGGCGAAAAATTGTCAGAACGCATCTTAGAATACAGGACAAAAAATAAAGGATTTATCGCGATAATCGAGCTAGAGGAAGTGTATGGTTTATCGCCTGAAACTATTGAAGAAATTAATAAGGCCTTCAATGTAAAAACACCGCGAGCGATTAAAAAGATAAAACTAAATACAGCTACAAGAGACCAATTAGTTACGATTCAGTATATAGATTATGAAATAGCACACAATATTATAGAGCAGCGTATACTTCGCGAAGGCTTTAATTCCTTTGAGGAATTAACAAAAGTTAAAGACTTTCCTATTAAAAAAATAGAGATAATTAAGTTATATTTGGCGTTAAATTAGAATATAATAAATTAGAAGATAAATGAATAGCAGATACTTCACAGAAGAGCACCAATTATTTAGAAAAAGCTTACAAGATTTCCTTCAAAAGGAAGTCGTTCCTCATATCGATAAATGGGAAAAAACAGGTGATATAGAACGTTTTATTTGGGAGAAATTTGGCGAAATGGGATTTTTCGGTATTAATTATCCGGAAGCTTATGGTGGTATGGCTTTAGATTTGTTTTATACAGTAATTTTCTTAGAAGAATTACAAAAAATAAATTCTGGTGGTTTTGCAGCTGCAATGTGGGCACACGCTTATCTAGCGATGACACATGTAAATGCTGAAGGAAGTGAGGCTATCAAACAAAAATACTTAACTAAAAGTATTACAGGTGAAATGATTGGCGCTATGGCAGTGACTGAACCTTTTGGAGGTAGTGATGTTGCAGGTATGAGAACAACTGCTGTGAAAAAAGGAGATACTTATGTGTTAAATGGATCAAAAACATTTATTACAAACGGCGTTTACAGCGATTATATCGTTGTTGCAGCTAAAACGAGTCCAGAGCTAGGAAACAAAGGTATTAGTATTTTTATCGTGGATAGAGATACGCCAGGAGTTTCAGCAACAAAATTAGACAAGTTAGGGTGGAAAGCATCAGACACTGGTGAAATTGCATTTGATAACGTTACAATCCCTGCAAGTCATTTAATGGGAGAAGAAGGAAAAGGCTTTCCTTATATCATGCAGCACTTTGCTTTTGAGCGTTTAATTATGGGGGTTAATGCGCATGCGAGAGCAGAATTTGCATTAGAATATGCAGTACA
It contains:
- a CDS encoding M57 family metalloprotease, whose protein sequence is MKKNVIFKYLSIFAFALLILNSCQNENDQEIAIDTEVPVEILEKLAEADFDISSVKLTSMFGEQGVAVEDMFFSYAELEDMATTPSETGRHYRTTRLVTSLPRVITISVDPNLGSLGSNALNDAVSMYNGVNFQLSFERVAFGLKGKNAADIEVTEFSEQPSGGFITLGRAAGFPTRKGDPAKGFGINSVWFSLLNPSQADVAGTMAHEIGHCIGLRHTDYQTRESCGQNVNEGSAGVGAIYINGSPTGSDTTSLMQSCGPASNFNNNDRNALQVIY
- a CDS encoding PspC domain-containing protein, which encodes MQLFYKPLLYFQKHGYHVCQRIADRLGIRAKIVRTSFMYLTFVTVGFGFALYLFLAFWMRIKDIIYTKRSSVFDL
- a CDS encoding TrkA family potassium uptake protein; translated protein: MINPIIRLFKSKIYTAFALLFIVLLIGVLGFRTISGYSWVDAVYMTVITITTVGFGEVQPLDDASKIFTIFLILSSIVIVGYALSIITEYILSKNNYEDLIQKRMQKKIDKLKDHTIICGYGRNGKQAAVKLMSYKKPFVIVEKNKAVIEKFQNESTPFVFGNANEDEVLFQAGIERASTLISALPNDADNLFVVLSARQINNKMLIISRASQETSYQKLKLAGANNVILPDRIGGDHMASLVVVPDLIEFIDNLSIGGAENVNIEEIDVNKLYNTSNTVRTIRDLDLRNKTGCTVIGFKGSDDEYIINPEAEIKLVPNSKIIVLGRIEQVKKLNSIYDLD
- a CDS encoding sodium:alanine symporter family protein translates to MKKYLLSFLTLILPFISLAQDNTADKIDLVFKKYTGWFVEGIFAEIPFTDTIKIPWVLLVLIGGALFFTIYFKFINITGFRTAVRVVQGKYEDIEKHGVDTLYGDDAQVDVVTEEEEPEAAYGDQTPGGDVFETIRDEGADGEVSHFQALTAALSATVGLGNIAGVAVALSIGGPGATFWMIVAGLLGMASKFAECTLGVKYRDVGKDGTVYGGPMYYLTKGLKEKGATGLGKVLAVLFAIFVVGGSFGGGNMFQANQAAAQFTKLFDLTGGNAGMYFGIVMAILVAVVIIGGIKRIASVTEKVVPFMAGIYVLAALIILFANFTLIDDAFAAIFKGAFTPLSGLGGFIGVMIQGIRRGAFSNEAGVGSAAIAHSAVRTKYPASEGIVALLEPFIDTVVICTMTALVIVITNFDGGFMEYGVEVKEGVELTAIAFDTVIPHFSIVLTIAVILFAFSTMISWSYYGMQGWVFLFGKGKITDLVYKMLFLIFVVIGASISLGAVIDFSDAMIFAMVVPNIIGVVMLSPVIKKELKKYMNAINKKEEAIEDGATDLVDKM
- a CDS encoding helix-hairpin-helix domain-containing protein — its product is MKLKSHFKFSPKQRNGIFLLLVLIVTLQCIYVFVDFTSNELRIDSNELKQFQAEIDTLKTLEIEKRKPKRYPFNPNFITDYKGYTLGMSNAEIDRLLLFREQEQWINSAKQFQQVTHVSDSLLAVISPYFKFPEWITNPKPKQNYESKLFTKTPQSEADKLDLNKATAQQLQKVYGVGEKLSERILEYRTKNKGFIAIIELEEVYGLSPETIEEINKAFNVKTPRAIKKIKLNTATRDQLVTIQYIDYEIAHNIIEQRILREGFNSFEELTKVKDFPIKKIEIIKLYLALN
- a CDS encoding acyl-CoA dehydrogenase family protein, translated to MNSRYFTEEHQLFRKSLQDFLQKEVVPHIDKWEKTGDIERFIWEKFGEMGFFGINYPEAYGGMALDLFYTVIFLEELQKINSGGFAAAMWAHAYLAMTHVNAEGSEAIKQKYLTKSITGEMIGAMAVTEPFGGSDVAGMRTTAVKKGDTYVLNGSKTFITNGVYSDYIVVAAKTSPELGNKGISIFIVDRDTPGVSATKLDKLGWKASDTGEIAFDNVTIPASHLMGEEGKGFPYIMQHFAFERLIMGVNAHARAEFALEYAVQYMSERQAFGKTIDKFQALRHTMADCFADMEVCKEFNYSVTERMNKDEYVVKEATISKLRSTKMADEVIYQCLQMLGGYGYMEEYPMARLLRDSRLGPIGGGTSEILREIIAKMVIDKKEYKPAVNK